A genome region from Anastrepha obliqua isolate idAnaObli1 chromosome 4, idAnaObli1_1.0, whole genome shotgun sequence includes the following:
- the LOC129246486 gene encoding lysozyme 1-like — protein MKVVAFFMLALVLAAPAFGKTFDRCSLAKEMYALGVPKDQLARWTCIAQRESSFRTNVVGPTNSNGSNDYGIFQINNKYWCQPADGRFSYNECNLSCNALLTDNIADSVKCARKIQKQQGWTAWSTWKYCNGALPSIDDCF, from the coding sequence ATGAAAGTGGTTGCTTTCTTCATGCTCGCCTTGGTTTTGGCGGCTCCAGCATTTGGTAAAACTTTCGATCGCTGCTCGCTGGCTAAGGAGATGTATGCTCTCGGCGTACCAAAAGATCAATTGGCCCGTTGGACTTGTATTGCTCAACGCGAGAGCTCTTTCCGTACCAACGTCGTTGGTCCAACTAATTCTAATGGCTCCAACGATTACGGTATCTTCCAGATCAACAATAAATATTGGTGTCAGCCTGCTGATGGACGCTTCTCCTATAACGAGTGTAATTTGAGCTGCAATGCACTGTTGACCGATAATATCGCAGACTCTGTGAAATGCGCGCGCAAGATCCAAAAACAGCAAGGTTGGACTGCTTGGTCCACTTGGAAATACTGTAATGGTGCGCTGCCCAGCATTGACGATTGTTTCTAA